One Nitrospira sp. DNA segment encodes these proteins:
- the lptC gene encoding LPS export ABC transporter periplasmic protein LptC, which yields MWELVARRALLALSVLLATFLGYLLFRNADSASSNRPIAPESIEQADAKIMEFTFTQSQGDVVQWQVQAKQARLFEQDKRAVLRDVALTFYGAGGDEVTVYGEEGTLDTATKNFRLANRETPIVVETTSGYTIYTNHLIWIDQTREIRTQDPVRMVGHGLEVRGQGLLGRLESEEFEILQDVHVDLAPSS from the coding sequence ATGTGGGAGCTTGTAGCGAGACGGGCTCTTCTCGCCTTGAGTGTGCTGTTAGCCACATTTCTCGGCTATCTTCTCTTCCGAAACGCAGATTCAGCGTCGAGTAACCGACCCATCGCTCCAGAGTCGATTGAACAAGCGGATGCGAAGATCATGGAGTTCACCTTTACACAATCACAAGGCGATGTCGTTCAGTGGCAGGTGCAGGCTAAACAGGCCCGATTATTCGAGCAAGATAAGCGTGCCGTTCTGCGTGACGTTGCCCTCACCTTTTACGGCGCAGGAGGGGATGAGGTGACTGTGTACGGGGAAGAGGGAACGCTGGATACCGCGACCAAGAATTTCAGGCTGGCAAATCGTGAAACGCCCATTGTCGTGGAGACGACGAGCGGCTATACGATTTATACCAACCACTTGATATGGATTGACCAGACACGAGAAATCCGGACGCAAGATCCTGTGCGAATGGTAGGGCATGGGTTGGAGGTGAGGGGACAAGGACTGCTTGGGCGGCTGGAATCCGAAGAATTTGAGATTCTACAGGATGTGCATGTGGATTTGGCTCCTTCTTCTTAG
- a CDS encoding LptA/OstA family protein has protein sequence MEAPGVSTTITSKKMTVRNQDSQAIFEETVVLTRGPLIVHSDKMVVLFTPRNRTSARPSEEGTDHPESRRNPTAPKEPNTASTMSNRSVSRVEATGDSHRVRIQYENGNATCQKAVYFVDGEKIVLTGEPVAWEKGTRVSGKQITIFLAEERSVVEGGSHVRIEGEGQNQP, from the coding sequence ATGGAGGCTCCTGGTGTCTCGACCACCATCACATCAAAGAAAATGACGGTACGAAACCAAGACAGCCAAGCCATTTTCGAGGAAACGGTTGTCCTGACCAGGGGACCTCTGATCGTCCATTCCGATAAGATGGTTGTGTTATTCACTCCCCGAAACCGCACCTCTGCGCGGCCGTCAGAAGAGGGGACCGATCATCCTGAATCCCGTCGGAATCCCACGGCTCCCAAAGAACCTAACACAGCCTCGACGATGTCGAATCGTTCCGTGAGTCGTGTCGAGGCGACCGGGGACTCTCATCGTGTCCGGATCCAATACGAGAACGGCAACGCGACTTGCCAAAAAGCCGTATATTTCGTTGATGGAGAGAAAATCGTGTTGACGGGCGAACCCGTAGCTTGGGAGAAGGGTACACGTGTCAGCGGTAAACAGATTACGATTTTCTTAGCAGAAGAGCGGAGCGTGGTGGAGGGAGGCTCACACGTCCGTATCGAAGGAGAGGGACAGAACCAGCCATGA
- the lptB gene encoding LPS export ABC transporter ATP-binding protein translates to MTRSAHAECDALVEPIAASQRDCLRATGLVKSFRGRKVVKGVAVEVYAGEVVGLLGPNGAGKTTIFDMMVGLCQPDEGEITFIGESVTNLPMYKRARRGIGYLPQESSVFRRLSVENNVLAILEMLGYARKERSQRVDALLKELDLINIRKSMAYALSGGERRRLEITRALAATPSFMLLDEPFAGIDPIAVADIQQIITRLKEKKIGILITDHNVQETLSIVDRAYIINEGLILEAGTPEAIVQSPTARAVYLGEQFKL, encoded by the coding sequence ATGACCCGGAGTGCTCATGCAGAATGTGACGCGCTCGTGGAGCCGATTGCAGCCTCGCAGCGGGATTGTCTACGTGCTACTGGATTGGTAAAAAGTTTCCGTGGCCGCAAAGTCGTCAAAGGTGTCGCCGTCGAGGTGTATGCCGGCGAGGTGGTTGGACTGCTCGGTCCGAATGGAGCGGGCAAGACCACAATCTTCGACATGATGGTCGGCTTGTGCCAGCCAGATGAAGGGGAGATCACCTTCATCGGTGAATCAGTGACCAACCTCCCGATGTACAAACGAGCGCGTCGGGGAATCGGCTACCTACCTCAAGAATCGTCCGTTTTTCGACGGCTTTCGGTGGAAAATAATGTCTTGGCGATTCTCGAAATGCTGGGGTATGCTCGTAAAGAGCGAAGCCAACGTGTGGATGCCTTACTCAAAGAATTGGACCTCATCAATATACGAAAGAGCATGGCCTATGCCCTCTCAGGTGGAGAACGCCGACGTTTGGAGATCACTCGTGCGCTAGCGGCCACACCGTCGTTCATGCTCTTGGATGAACCATTTGCAGGGATCGATCCGATTGCCGTCGCGGACATTCAGCAGATCATTACACGGTTGAAAGAAAAAAAGATCGGTATATTGATTACTGATCACAATGTACAGGAAACGCTTTCAATCGTTGACCGTGCCTACATTATCAATGAAGGATTGATCTTGGAGGCCGGGACTCCCGAAGCCATTGTGCAGAGTCCAACGGCCCGAGCCGTGTATCTTGGCGAGCAGTTCAAGTTGTAG
- the rpoN gene encoding RNA polymerase factor sigma-54: protein MKLRLVPQLSQKLIMTPQLQQAIKLLQLSRLELQQSLTQHLLENPLLDEIQSDVDEGESLVTEEKVEAPPAPEGQDRSEAGVETREEQGSPEEFSASGWEEYFGRDRRSGESEYSAAQDELPSYEQTVAKATSLEEHLLWQLSLSGLGDREKELGRLIIGNLDDDGYLRIPSSEVVAGTGFNESEVESVLKDIQTFDPTGVAARNLPECLLLQLGHLGRNPFGSLGSPPGALKGSVIESIVLHHLKDLEKKQYAKVAKVLNITIEEVFQATKIIGELEPKPGRPFASTQNYVIVPDVFVVKNEGEWVVLLNDDGLPRMRISPYYKQLISSGQGGSPETKAYMDEKLRAAQWVIRSIEQRNRTIVKVVSSIVKFQEKFFDHGVQYLKPLVLKQVAEDIGMHESTISRVTANKYMYCPQGMLELKFFFNAGLQRADEPSGMHSSVSVKDMIKTMVAEEDTERPLKDEEIAARLRKQGVLIARRTVAKYRGELNISSASQRKRFF, encoded by the coding sequence ATGAAACTCCGGCTGGTTCCACAACTCTCGCAAAAGCTCATCATGACGCCTCAACTGCAGCAAGCGATTAAGCTGCTGCAGCTGTCTCGACTTGAGCTGCAGCAGAGCCTCACTCAGCATCTCCTGGAAAACCCGTTGCTGGATGAAATTCAATCCGATGTCGACGAGGGCGAGTCCTTGGTCACCGAGGAGAAGGTTGAAGCTCCCCCCGCACCGGAAGGACAGGATCGGTCAGAGGCAGGGGTTGAAACACGTGAAGAACAAGGGTCGCCGGAGGAGTTTTCCGCTTCCGGATGGGAAGAATACTTCGGCAGAGATCGACGGAGCGGCGAGTCTGAATACTCCGCGGCACAAGATGAGCTTCCTTCGTACGAGCAAACCGTGGCGAAAGCGACGTCCCTCGAGGAGCATCTGCTCTGGCAATTGTCCTTGTCCGGCCTCGGTGATCGAGAAAAGGAACTTGGTCGTTTGATCATCGGCAATCTAGATGATGATGGTTATCTACGTATCCCATCGTCTGAGGTCGTGGCCGGGACCGGTTTTAACGAATCCGAGGTTGAATCCGTGCTCAAGGACATCCAGACTTTCGATCCGACCGGGGTTGCTGCCAGAAATCTTCCCGAATGCCTTTTGTTACAACTCGGGCATTTAGGTCGGAATCCATTTGGGTCCCTTGGGTCTCCACCCGGCGCGCTGAAAGGATCGGTTATTGAAAGCATCGTCTTGCATCATTTGAAGGACTTAGAAAAAAAACAATATGCCAAGGTTGCGAAGGTCTTGAATATCACGATCGAGGAAGTCTTCCAAGCCACCAAAATCATTGGAGAACTTGAGCCCAAACCGGGGAGGCCGTTCGCAAGTACTCAGAACTACGTTATCGTGCCTGATGTGTTTGTAGTCAAGAATGAGGGGGAGTGGGTTGTGCTGTTAAACGACGATGGGCTGCCACGCATGAGGATCAGTCCGTATTACAAACAGCTTATTTCTTCCGGACAGGGTGGATCTCCGGAAACCAAAGCGTATATGGATGAAAAATTGCGAGCCGCTCAGTGGGTTATTCGGAGCATCGAGCAACGGAATCGGACAATCGTGAAAGTGGTTTCCAGCATCGTCAAGTTTCAAGAGAAATTTTTTGATCACGGCGTCCAATATCTCAAGCCCTTGGTTCTCAAGCAAGTGGCGGAAGATATAGGGATGCATGAATCCACGATCAGTCGTGTGACGGCCAATAAATATATGTATTGCCCACAGGGCATGTTGGAACTCAAGTTCTTCTTCAACGCTGGACTTCAGCGGGCGGATGAGCCCTCAGGCATGCATTCCTCCGTTTCAGTCAAGGATATGATCAAAACAATGGTGGCTGAAGAGGATACGGAGCGCCCCTTGAAAGACGAAGAAATTGCCGCTCGGCTTCGAAAGCAGGGGGTGCTTATCGCGCGGAGGACTGTGGCTAAATATCGGGGGGAGTTGAACATCTCATCCGCCAGCCAGCGCAAACGATTTTTTTGA
- the raiA gene encoding ribosome-associated translation inhibitor RaiA, with amino-acid sequence MKLRITGRHMDITPALRSYVETRFGRLDRYGLKVGSLQVVLGVEKLQHKAEVTGAVSGKRVQAKTSTPEMYATIDALVDRVDAQFRKWKDRLVNHKPTKPKRSRSSSHVSLS; translated from the coding sequence ATGAAGCTGAGAATCACAGGTCGCCACATGGATATCACGCCAGCGCTTAGAAGCTATGTGGAAACCCGGTTCGGTCGCCTGGATCGGTACGGATTGAAGGTCGGATCGCTTCAAGTGGTATTGGGAGTCGAGAAGCTCCAGCATAAGGCGGAAGTCACTGGCGCGGTCAGTGGCAAGCGAGTGCAAGCCAAGACATCAACGCCGGAAATGTATGCCACGATCGATGCGCTCGTCGACCGTGTGGATGCGCAGTTTCGGAAATGGAAAGATCGTCTTGTCAATCATAAGCCGACCAAACCGAAGAGATCACGATCGAGTTCCCATGTGAGTCTTTCGTGA